In Microbulbifer pacificus, the genomic stretch CCTGTGAAGCCGGTGGTGGCGTTGCCGCCGTGGTCTACAACAATGAGCCAGGTATGCTGTTTGGCACCCTGGGGGAAACCGTTACCGGTATTCCCTCCGCCGGCATTTCCGACGCCGATGGTGCCGCCCTGCTCAGCCAGATTGGCAGCAGCGCCAGTCTCACCATCGAGTCCAGCGATTACGCCTATTTCAATGGCACCTCTATGGCCACGCCACATGTCGCTGGTGTCGCAGCGCTGGTGTGGAGCCACTTCCCGAGCTGTAGCGCCAGTGAAATCCGCACGGCGCTGAACAATACCGCAGAAGACCTCGGCGCAGCGGGGCGCGACAACGCCTACGGCTACGGTCTGGTGCAGGCGAAAGCGGCCGTGGATTACCTCACCGCCAACGGCTGCGGCGGCAGCTCCGGAGGAAGCAGTTCCGGCGGCAGCAGTGGCGGTGGTAGCGGCGGCGGGAAACCCTGCAAGGGTAAAAACTGCGGTTGATTCAAATCGCGAACGCGAAAGGGGCCTTAGGGCCCCTTTCCGCTCCCCCCAAAAAACATCGGGGCAACAAGCCGGGAAATTGCCCCAGATCAGTTTGAGCACCCCGGGATTGTTTGGTAGTCTTCGCGCGCAGCCGCCCGGGACCCGGGACCTCGAATCTGGTTGGCCAGAGCTGCGATATACCATTTCAGAATGCAGCACTGCTGCGCGCATTACCCGCTGGATGAGTTTTTGAAAGCGATCAGTTTTTTCAGCAATGCTCCCGGAAGCTTTCCGGCCAACCTGGACTCCCGGGTCAGGGCTGTACTGGTATTCTGGCTGCTGGGCAGTGTCTTTTTCGGCTTCTCCAGTCTGCTACTGCAATTCGGTTTTCCGCCCACACCTTCTGAGCTCATGCCGATCCTCGAAAGCGGCATTACTTCCGAGACCATCATCGCGCTTGCCAGCGCGGCACTGCTGATCACCAGCATTTTCATTTTCCGGCACTTCTGGCTGCAGTTGTTACTCAGCTTTTTCAGAAGCCTGCGCACCGTATTCAAACGTTTCCTTCGCGCTCTGCAACCGCCGACTCCGGCACTGTGCCCTGCACACCGCTCCGCCCACGCCTCCCGGGCTCCTCCGTTTCGCGCGTAACTCTTATGGCCTTCGCAGGTTCGGCCTGCTTGGTCCATTCGCGCTGATAGTTTTCGACGAACAATAAAACAGTGACCTGACTGCCTTCGGCATTGGACCGCGGTATCTGTTCGCTCTCAATTTATCAACGCATCGCCATCTGCCGCCAGGCAGGTGTTGTCAATCTCCATGCCGAGAGGAATGCTCCTCGTGTTAATTCGTAGCCTCAGAAACGCTGCGCTGTCTACTGTCGTGCTTGCACTGGCGGGATGCGACGGTGGCGTGCTCGACCCCAAGGGACAGGTGGGTGTCGACGAAAAAAATCTGATCATCATCTCCACCCTGCTGATGTTGCTGGTGGTAATTCCGGTGATCGTAATGACCCTGTACTTCGCGTGGAAATATCGCGAGGGGCGGGAACACGAAATCTACGCGCCCAAGTGGGCCCACTCCACAAAGATCGAAGCCACCGTGTGGCTGATTCCGGTGGTGATCGTGCTCATCCTTGGTGTCATCACCTGGCGTTCCACCCACAGCCTCGATCCTTACAAGCCGCTGGAACACGAGCGCGACCCGCTTACCGTTCAGGTGGTGTCGCTGAACTGGAAATGGCTGTTTATCTACCCGGAACAGGGCATCGCCGCGGTCAACGAGCTGGTGATCCCCACGGACAGGCCGGTGAATTTCAAGATCACTTCCGAATCCACCATGAACTCGTTCTTTATCCCGCAGCTGGGCAGCCAGATCTATTCCATGGCGGGCATGGAGACCAGACTGCACCTGATCGCCAACGAGCCGGGCACCTTCGAGGGCTTCTCGGCCAACTACAGCGGCGAAGGCTTCTCCGGTATGCGTTTTGAAACCAGGGCGGTAGATGAAGCGGCGTTTGAGCGCTGGGCAACAGATATGAAACGCAGTCATGGAACCCTCGACAGTGCCAGTTACGCCAGGCTCGCCGAGCCCAGCGAAAACCACCCGGTGGAGCATTTCAGCGCGGTCAGCGACGGGCTCTTCCACCAGATCATGTTCAAGTACATGCAGCACTACGACACCTGGAATAAAGCGCCGCTGGAACATCACGGACAGCACGGCTCACATAACAGCAAGGCGGAGGAATAAAAATGAATCTGCTCGGTAAATTATCCTGGGAAGCGATTCCCTATCACGAGCCCATCATCATGGGCACCCTCGCGGTCGTCGCTATTGCCGGCGTGCTTATCGCACTGGCCATTACCCGCGCGAAGCAGTGGAACACTCTGTGGTTTGACTGGATCACGTCGGTCGACCACAAACGCTTGGGCGTGATGTATATCCTGCTCGCGCTGATCATGCTGATCCGCGGCTTTTCCGACGCGATCATGATGCGCACCCAGCTGGCCATGGCTACTAACGGATCCGCCGGCTACCTACCACCGGAACACTACGACCAGATCTTCACCGCCCACGGGGTGATCATGATCATGTTCATGGCGATGCCGTTCATGATCGGCCTGATGAACATCGTGCTGCCGCCGCAAATCGGCGCCCGCGATGTGGCCTTCCCGTTCATGAACAACCTGAGCTTCTGGTTGGCCGCGGGCGGCGCTGTGCTGATCAATATTTCCCTCGGTCTCGGTGAATTTGCCAAGACCGGCTGGCTGGCTTATCCGCCACTGTCAGAGTTGTCGTTCAGCCCCGGTGTGGGCGTGGATTACTACATCTGGGCGCTGCAGATTTCCGGTGTCGGCACCCTGCTCACGGGTGTGAATTTCCTGGTGACCGTGTTCAAGATGCGCGCGCCGGGCATGAAGCTGATGGATATGCCGATCTTCACCTGGACCTGCACCTGGGCCAATGTGCTGATCGTGGCCTCTTTCCCGATCCTGACTGCGGTACTGGGCCTGCTGACCCTGGACCGCTACGCGGATTTCCATTTCTTCACCAATGACCTCGGCGGCAACGCCATGATGTATATCAACCTGTTCTGGGCCTGGGGACACCCCGAGGTATACATCCTGGTGCTGCCGGCCTTCGGTATTTTCTCCGAGGTAATTTCCACCTTCACCGGCAAGCGCCTGTTCGGTTACAAATCCATGGTGTGGGCGAGCGGTGCGATCTCCATTCTCGGCTTTATCGTGTGGCTGCACCACTTCTTCACCATGGGCTCCAGTGCCAATGTGAATGCGTTCTTCGGCATCATGACCATGATCATCGCGGTACCCACCGGAGTGAAACTGTTCAACTGGCTGTTCACCATGTACCGCGGTCGCCTGCGTATAACCGTGCCGGTACTGTGGACCCTGGGCTTTATGGTGACCTTCACCATCGGCGGTATGACCGGCGTTTTGCTCGCGGTGCCGGGCGCGGACTATGTGCTACACAACAGCCTGTTCCTGATTGCCCACTTCCACAACACCATCATCGGTGGTGCGGTGTTCGGTTACCTGGCCGGTTTCGCGTTCTGGTTCTCCAAGGCCATGGGCTTCCATTTGAACGAGCGTATCGGTAAGGCGTCTTTCTGGTGCTGGCAGATCGGTTTCTACCTGGCATTCATGCCGCTGTACGTACTGGGCTTCCTCGGCATGACCCGCCGCCTGAACCACTCCGACAACCCCGACTGGAATATCTGGCTGTATATCGCCTGCGCCGGTGCGTTCGTAATTCTGGTGGGTATCGCGCTGCAGTTTGTGCAGCTGTACCTGGCCTTCCGCAACCGCGAGCAGAACCGCGACCTCACCGGTGACCCCTGGAACGGCCATACCCTGGAGTGGTCCACCGCCTCGCCGCCGCAGTTCTACAACTTTGCGGTGCTGCCGCAGGTGCACGACATCGACGCGTTTACCGAAATGAAAGAAAACGGCACCGCCTACCAGCGTCCCGCCAAATACGCCTCCATCC encodes the following:
- the cyoA gene encoding ubiquinol oxidase subunit II, with protein sequence MLIRSLRNAALSTVVLALAGCDGGVLDPKGQVGVDEKNLIIISTLLMLLVVIPVIVMTLYFAWKYREGREHEIYAPKWAHSTKIEATVWLIPVVIVLILGVITWRSTHSLDPYKPLEHERDPLTVQVVSLNWKWLFIYPEQGIAAVNELVIPTDRPVNFKITSESTMNSFFIPQLGSQIYSMAGMETRLHLIANEPGTFEGFSANYSGEGFSGMRFETRAVDEAAFERWATDMKRSHGTLDSASYARLAEPSENHPVEHFSAVSDGLFHQIMFKYMQHYDTWNKAPLEHHGQHGSHNSKAEE
- the cyoB gene encoding cytochrome o ubiquinol oxidase subunit I, with protein sequence MNLLGKLSWEAIPYHEPIIMGTLAVVAIAGVLIALAITRAKQWNTLWFDWITSVDHKRLGVMYILLALIMLIRGFSDAIMMRTQLAMATNGSAGYLPPEHYDQIFTAHGVIMIMFMAMPFMIGLMNIVLPPQIGARDVAFPFMNNLSFWLAAGGAVLINISLGLGEFAKTGWLAYPPLSELSFSPGVGVDYYIWALQISGVGTLLTGVNFLVTVFKMRAPGMKLMDMPIFTWTCTWANVLIVASFPILTAVLGLLTLDRYADFHFFTNDLGGNAMMYINLFWAWGHPEVYILVLPAFGIFSEVISTFTGKRLFGYKSMVWASGAISILGFIVWLHHFFTMGSSANVNAFFGIMTMIIAVPTGVKLFNWLFTMYRGRLRITVPVLWTLGFMVTFTIGGMTGVLLAVPGADYVLHNSLFLIAHFHNTIIGGAVFGYLAGFAFWFSKAMGFHLNERIGKASFWCWQIGFYLAFMPLYVLGFLGMTRRLNHSDNPDWNIWLYIACAGAFVILVGIALQFVQLYLAFRNREQNRDLTGDPWNGHTLEWSTASPPQFYNFAVLPQVHDIDAFTEMKENGTAYQRPAKYASIHMPRNTAAGILIAGAATAFGFAAVWHITWLAIVSLVAVVAFLLQRAYAKDVDYYVQPDEIARIEYAHLRHVNPAPEQAHGPATPAKRRKKATEESIEEVSA